The genomic segment CTTTATGAGACACAAAATCATCAGCAGACAGCAGACCTTGAATCTGCACCTTCAGAGTGGCAAGAATTTTCTTAATGCTCTCAGCCTCTTTCTGCAAATATTCAATATTTAGTAGCATCAACTCAAACTTTTTACAAAAATCCTCATTGTTGGGAAAGAGGTTAGGGCGGAGGTGACACACAATTGACACACAATTGAAGTCAATAAGGTTGCATCCATCTGTAATGGCTCCGTCTGAGATGGATCCGTTTCAATTTATTTTGCTCAACTGAGCATGCTCTATAAATGTCCCCTCCCCCAGCAGCCATATCGGTCATCTTGGATGAAGTTCACAACATACCGGTATGTATAGAAAGTtctgtctttctttctttctatctatcatctatctatttttACTAGCTGGCATGGGGGCAgattatggcactgggggggcttgggCAGATGGCACAGAAGTGGGGCTGATGGCAGAGAGGTGTGGCTGATGGCAGGGGGGGTGGAAGAGGCGCTGTTGGGGGCTCAAGGCATGTGGGCAGATTATGGTATGGGGGGCTGAGTTGATGGTACTGGTGGGGGCatatggcactgagggggggaagatggcactgaggggggaatatggcactggggggctgttGGCATGTGGGCAGATTATGGCATGGGGgagttgatggcactgggaggggggCAGATGGTACTGGTGGGGGCAGATGGCAAAGCGGGGCGgcagatggcactgagggggcatatGGAACTGAGGGGGGCATATGGCACTGTATGTATAGTGCAGCCTTGGGGTTCCTACGACGGACGCTGGCgctaagaagtttttttttttttctgaaaataaatataaaaagctTTTGCTTTCCTCTCCCTCTGAGTGCAAGGGGCTGtctaagacagaggagcgtttggCCCCACTGTTTCTGACAACCCCCTACAGTAAGACGTAGGCATAGCATAGAACCTGGATGCAGTAATTCAAGGccttttttttctccacagaACTGCCAGCAGCACTCGGGCGCCTGACCCATCTCTCAAAACAGACCCGGAACCGGCCACCACCCCCAGCCCCCCTGTCCATCATGCCCCTGTTCAGGACAATCCTGGTCCCCTACCGGGTCCCTCTTTTAAACATACGCTCTCTAATTGGAGACAAAATGTAAGAGCGATGTTGAATAGTAGGAGATCCTGTTCCATTAGAAGCTGCCATGTCTCTTGCGGTACGAAttgatagacgtctgagggaAAGGTGCAAGACTCCGTTCTCTCAGGACGTATTACCTGAAGGGATATCAGTCCCTTATGACACTCGGGGTGCTGAGACACCTGAGCCCATGTTTGGAGATGAGCCTACGCAATTGGGAGGGGTCTCTCCAGACCCTTGTGAGAAGAACTTCAGGGCTAGTAAGAGACCCTGTTTTTTTGTGGCAAAGGGCAAGAATGTAAAATATCAAGGcaagaataaaaaagaaaaaggagttaCCAATAAGTTTTGTTCTTTAACTCTTGGCAGAGTAGTTGGGGAATCTGAGAACATACTCTTGTctttcagcagtctcaggttccggggcatgtgcatttctacctttgagatttacacatgttagcagcttagggagagatattcagggattgctaggaggtgacctctttccctaggtttggggcctagtctgttgttgttttgTTGTGGTTTCTTTTGGTTGTCCTTCATTCCCTGTACTACCTGTGACATCTAGCTCGTGTCAGTCTGTAGTCAAACACACGCTTTTTAGTGTTCAAGTCACGGCTAGAGTATTGTTTGATTAGGTTCTCGCACATTTGGAACGCCTCGTCCTCTACTACCACAAATGGAATTAGAGGTCCATCAATACCTGACAAAGGTCTCTGAGGTGGCAATCCAAAGTCCTTTGAATACAGAAGCTCCAATGTTAACGGCGACAAACTGATAATCAGCATCCGCAATGGCCATCAAGATAATTGAGAAATATTTTTTGTAGTTGAAAAATTCGGGGGCACTAACTGAAGGTTTTACAATCCGTATGTTTGCCATCCACAGCTCTGACACAATAAGGAAATTGGCAAGTTTCCAGGTACTTGTCTGCTTTTTGAAGCTACTGTTCTGTAGTttgtatgagctgaactcaaagatctgaaacattttctacatacacaagagacccattactctcaaatattgttcacaaatctgtctaaatctgtgttagtgagcacttctcctttgccgagataatccatcccaactCACAGgtatggcatatcaaggtgctgattagacagcatgaatattgcacaggtgtgccttagactgctcacaatgaaaggccactctgaaatgtgcagtttgatcacacagcataaTGCCACAGATTTTGCGACGTTTGAGGGCACTTGCAACTGACATGCTGACTGCagaaatgtctaccagagctgttgcccgtgcaatgaatgttcatttctctaccatacgccgtctccaaaggcatttcagagaatttggcagtacatccaaccggcctcacaaccgcagaccacatgtaaccacaccagcccaggacctccacatccagcatctttacctccatgatcgtcgagatcagccacccggacagctgcagcaagaatcggtttgcataaccaaagaatttctgcacaaactgtcagaaaccttcTCAGGGAAGTTCATCtgcatgtgcagcgtactcaagttgtgtgcagtaggtgtttctgggtgatgtagtgcaatagacactaacctggtacggctgactctctgcaagggcaggtgatggtatagatagttcgtgacgccagtgccaagtaaacggtggcacgccgtttgcggatagcaggaataaattgaggaacacctgGTattaaacagaactccaactttagtagttttcatgcagagacaatattggaatcgcagttccttggcatacagtcgattttgcaatacggttgatgcaggcaattacagatttagcaaggtgattacagagtgttgagcacaggacttgcagtacaggagcttgcactctatttctgtctgatcctggaatatagcaattcttctccaaggcccaataacctaggtctggctttatatccttggttgtagcttttgaaagtacctcctctgttatttttaatacctcttgcttctctgcactttgctctgtccctctcagcttccttaggctctagaaacttctgagctctccactagactgacttttgcttcctttactgggccttatataaactagggctccctagctccctctaatgactagaagctggaatgacacccctagcaggcctgtacatgcaagtgtcatagtaacagggaaacacatgcattgcattacatgacattttataaaactgacatataccaacttcccataattaggagggacgacagcacaccaagtgacactttggtagtgacgggtattacagtccccgtacactacataccccactgctttaagctgagtacgacctcgtactccatcatgggtcgcccaactggaatctctacctgaaatagaaaaagagacatgcaggcatacatacatgtaattcatctgcatttacatttacatcaggtccaattggcaaaggtgaagggtagtgacaaggggcgtcgttctcttctctcaggatagtgaatggaacgggggcgctgacctggcacagcgtaacattataaccaggatagtccatgacaatgaataagtccataatagaacagcaaaataacggaactacccaggagtttcccgtgggtgtatcacaggcaagggctcacgtggaggagtccattcttgcgcacaaatgtcaagtaaggtattgcccgtggcaactgtttgggaggagacaccaccagaataatcaaagtctcctaaacggactggcggacgtcccctggtcatccgggtagaccttctcaacacaggggtctcctcttcccttagcaacgaggtagaagggagaggagcaacaggagggtctccatccgtaagacctcggtcaggaacaactggaacaacaggaacaactggaacaacagaaacaactggaacaacaatatccacgagagggggaactggatccggagcatcttgaaccggctcttctggaggtgaagctacagtaggtgccggagcaggcaccagcaagttcaaccaaggtgtcagaagccaatgcatgggatccgcgtcatacctcagattactaacagcctgcataggatcctcgggctgtattgctgactctgacacaggatattcagatccagaactctcgtcactaggttctggtgtcaggcagagctttaaccagtttcggtgtacaatttgggatcccttgccttcccaaCATTTGGGactgcagtgacaacataaggacttcgctcccacttactgtccaatttgctggtacggcggttattctttaaccataccacggcccctatggtcaagggttctgcatgggctgcctgatcatagtctctctgctgtcggtctctagcaaagtccatacgttcttGAACAATgactttggctgcatccaatcgcctttggtgctcagcaacccagtcggtgttaggtaatgggttaatgcaatcaggtacatgtatgtccaatgaatgatcagcaggcaatgtcccttggcgcccaaacatcaagtaaaaaggggtatacccggtggaacaatgtatggtatgattgtatgtgaacatgagctgtggcaacagactgggccaatctcctctgctctcaggaggcacggccctcagcatctctatcaaggtctgattcattttttcacataatccgttaccttgaggatggtaggccgttgtccggatcttcttacagttgtgtaagcggcacagttcatggaacagatgggactcaaaagcaggtccttgatcggtgaggatcttttctggacatccatagggcaggaggaagtgcttccagaacatttcggctgtagtcttggctgtctggtctctcacaggcactgctacaacaaactttgtgaaatggtcaataatagtcatggcataagcataccctgagcgactaggctccagttttacatggtcgatggcgacaagttcaagaggacgggtacttacaatgggtcttagtggtgccctctgatcatggtgctcacttcgtttcagggcacaggctacacactctcgacaccacttctccatgtcttctctcatgcctacccagtaaaaccgctggcggatagtagcctcagtcttttggaccccaaagtggccggattgattgtggtacatctccaacaccatacctgcatctcgtcggggtatgagaatctggtgtactctctcgttggacactgggtctaggcttctccgtagcaataggcccttttgtatgaagagctgatggcgctgtctccacagtttgatgagctcaggatctgcacttttacgccgaatcctctcaggggctctgccactagtaatgaagtccaacaactcacccagcactctactttcagactgtagtttcacccacctttcttctttaggttcaggcctactggagggtgaaggaactgcagctctgttattggtagctcgagcctgatcctgttgagcaaatttgttatagaaagccggcatctctacatcttcccaggcatctcgcacatcatcaggggctgtctctgtgggaagcctggataaagcatcagcattatcattagtacgtccagcacgatactttacagagaaattatagttggcaaggcgagaggcccatctctgctccaaggcccccaatctagctgtatttagatgtgccagagtgttattgtcagtgaatgcaatgaacggggtggcggctagataatctttgaatttttctgtcaccgcccacactaatgccaggaactctagtttgaaggagctataattctggtcatttttctcagctcctttcagggagcggcttgcatatgctatcactctctcttttccctcttggatctgggctaacacagctctcaggcctcgcttgctagcatcagtatagagatggaagggcttgctataatctggataacctaacactggaggctcggtcagtttcttttttagcaattggaacgctatctctctttcctcattccattcaatgggcacaggagttctaggacttttcttgggttgtccCCTCagaagttcctggataggatcagctatttgagcaaaatgggggataaaacgtctatagtagccggcaaaaccaaggaaactcctcacttctttgacggtagtaggaaccggccaattacggacagctgctaatttatcagggtcaggttgcactccctctccgcttactacatgccccaggtatcttactgcaggtttgagcaggtgacacttggatggctttaccttcaagccatatttgataaggattttaaatacttctgccaaatgtttcagatggtcctcatatgtttttgagtacacaatgacgtcatcaagatacaacagcactgtttcgaagtttttgtgacccaaacaccgctccattagtctctggaaagttcctggggcattacatagcccgaacggcatacaattgaattcgaacaggcccatgggagtagtgaaggcagtcttttccctatctgcaggggccatgggtacttgccagtagccactggtcaagtccaatgtggagaaataggcagaggagcccagagcagttagtgactcctcaatgcggggcagtgggtatgcatctttgtgggttatttgattaattttcctataatccacacagaaacggataccaccgtccttcttctttacaaggaccaggggtgcagcccacggactacggctgtcccggattacattagagtccttcatttctcggatcatttcctttacagtctgatatgaagtaggcggtaaaggtctgtatctctccttgataggaggatgagagccagtaggtatggtgtgttgtatggcactcacctctccataatcagtggcatgcttactgaaggcctggtggtgctccttgacaagctgtataatcccttcttgttgttgttggggggtagtctcgtccccgacatggagctcctcccaccagggcacttgtggctgggtcaccggcgagcaTCCGCTGACTgcggctggcggcttttctgtcactggaagacgaatgatgtcttggaaggatacctgagaaagctgggcaacacggcaatgcttattaaacgccacaggatgatcactcaggttaatcagtcggacaggtactttaccttgggagacattCACCAgggacttggcagctctcacaaaagggtaatcctccatctggattggttccaccagggctggatagtctcggccttggactcccaggacagcacgacaccataagagagtttgagaattaggaggcaaagtcacaggcttaatatcactaatcctggcagtacaaatttctcctttcccattagcaaacctctgctgggctcttaacacagtaatagtcttttgaatcaccctcctggatgcagaggaagctgtgggcaaagtctgatgtaatacagcaagtatttctgaataacagtttttgaagacattggtgcctagaatgacagtatgtccccctctgtcaccggcctgtactacgatcactccctgttgaggcagggttacttctcccacctgcagggtgggttcccagtatccatgaacctttactggtttgccattgctggcgataatttccacccaggattcaggcggttgggtcaactggttggtgtcccagaacttttcaaatgcaggcagctgaatagtagtgacctgagacccagtatctaatagggcttcaaaggggaccccgttgatctctatattgattttaggatgggatcctacataccgtggcatccaatttggatcctctggacctagtgttctacctcccgaggggtggtcctcagcctcaggggttgcccgtttaactgccagcacgtggattctgtgtgtcccagctttttgcagtatgtacacacgggccgcttgcgatctctattacgcctcccaggatccctggggtgagtctcttggtaaggaggtgggaacggcctaggaggtgacaggaattcttcttctgtcattatgggtttttcccatttctctatttttctgcacaccttctctagacttttagtgaggtgatttacttgctctgtcagcatggcaatagtatctgtagctgacacttgaacagcttggccggcctcagctcggttagtgataagcggttttggcctgcaggctgatgactcaggtggggtgctcaactccggagatactgcggaccccagaatttttatagccagttctttaaagtccagaaaggcactgttagggtgctgggcggacagcatctttaattgggtccttatttgttcactagacaccccgttgataaattgttccctcagggtctggtcccggttatcagcctctttgggatctatctggattacagcccctaaagcctcctgaagtgatagggcatagtcacggagggactcaccggacttctgtttcttgtcaaagaagtgcatctttatctctgaggcggtcctagtttcaaaagtggctctgaggcgggtgaagatctgttctaaagtactccgctcagtagcaggccaggataacacttctctacgggcagctccctccagttgtgccagcaggatttccatttgctggtcggcatttatagggtacaatcggaatagtgccagcaacttttctttaaagtcccttagggtatgggtctctcccctgtagcgagggaaccatggggccccgaaatagtaaggcatggtaaagggcatcatgctgggggctgtaggatgattaggagccgcaagctctcccggggccggctgctcaggcactcctggctctgacatggtagtctattgagaggtggccgctggcgactaaaggggccggtacactccccttccctccggttacaagtgcttaccggtatcgccggtcttgcgcaggccaagtctcgcgaggttccggacgtcctgagcacccgatgacgtagaagaaacagggccgcggcggtgcgatgatgaagagggcgggactctctgtgtctttgcagggatccgcccacgaaggtcctcagcggcgcgggaaactttactccaggcagccggtggccatctttagcaaaacgctgtccattcactgacagcaagcaggattgtaaaaagtccacaaaaccacactccaatgtggcgattttcttcctcttggtagcgcaacactgcacagcgctttttagaagtttttggtacactttgggtatgattttcagtccacaaagtccacttgcaataaacaggcaatttgtcactttggtcacagggcaactgtataaggcacaaagttcacgcttcttgcactataaagcgtgcgtatcctgttcgtgacgccaaaagagaggtgcagcgtactcaagttgtgtgcagtaggtgtttctgggtgatgtagtgcaatagacactaacctggtacggctgactctctgcaagggcaggtgatggtatagatagttcgtgacgccagtgccaagtaaacggtggcacgccgtttgcggatagcaggaataaattgaggaacacctgGTattaaacagaactccaactttagtagttttcatgcagagacaatattggaatcgcagttccttggcatacagtcgattttgcaatacggttgatgcaggcaattacagatttagcaaggtgattacagagtgttgagcacaggacttgcagtacaggagcttgcactctatttctgtctgatcctggaatatagcaattcttctccaaggcccaataacctaggtctggctttatatccttggttgtagcttttgaaagtacctcctctgttatttttaatacctcttgcttctctgcactttgcctctgtccctctcagcttccttaggctctagaaacttctgagctctccactagactgacttttgcttccttgactgggccttatataaactagggctccctagctccctctaatgactagaagctggaatgacacccctagcaggcctgtacatgcaagtgtcatagtaacagggaaacacatgcattgcattacatgacattttataaaactgacatataccaacttcccataattaggagggacgacagcacaccaagtgacactttggtagtgacgggtattacaatccccgtacactacacatgctcgttgtcctcatcggggtctggacctgactgcagttcgtcatcgttaccgtcttgagtgggcaaatgctcacattcgatggcatctgtcacgttggagaggcgttctgtttatGGATGAGTCCCGATTttgactgttcagggcagatggcagacagcatgtgtggcgtCATATGGGTGAGtgatttgctgacgtcaacgttgtggatcgagtggcccatggtggtggtggggttatggtatgggcaggcgtatgttatggacaacgaacacaggtgcattttattgatggcattttgaatgcacagagataccgtgacgagatcctgaggcccattgttgtgccattcatccgcgACCATcagctcatgttgcagcatgataatgcacggccccatattgcaaagatctgaacacaattcctggaagctgaaaacatcccagttcttgcatggccagcatactcaccggacatgtcacccattgagcatgtttgtaaaacaaaacatgcaatgcaacagcttccTGCAAACCAAACAAAGTACAAAAAatagttgtggactctcattgcattctttggtggccatttggcaccaggagtggtgtggagtgggcccggcatgcatggtggtacctgcattccttggatttaaatgaaggccattttggcaccaaaaatgacagaaattaaggcaggcccagcatgcatgtggaatctacactccctgaattgtatggtacataacaggtagaatttagtgttaggacccgtcttacagagatcgccttgacttgcggcagacgggctcaaataatattgtacaaaatgatttgccaagcatctctaatttataagtatagcactagcaattattgtGCATTTCTGTACTTTGTTTGGTTTGCagggagctgttgcattgcatgttttgttttacagtgttgttctcggCCATAGCAACGGGCccatgcgcattgggatgtgctgactgaccccctttttcattgagcatgtttgggatgctttgATTCggagtatacgacagcgtgttccagttcctgccaatattctgcaatttcgcacagctattgaagaggagtggaccaacattccacaggccaacaacctgatcaactgtatgcgacggagatgtgttgcactgtgtgaggcaaatggtggccacactagatactgactggttttctgatccccccagtaaggcaaaactgtgcacatttcagagtggctttttattgtggg from the Bufo bufo chromosome 2, aBufBuf1.1, whole genome shotgun sequence genome contains:
- the LOC120991075 gene encoding uncharacterized protein LOC120991075, translating into KERYRPLPPTSYQTVKEMIREMKDSNVIRDSRSPWAAPLVLVKKKDGGIRFCVDYRKINQITHKDAYPLPRIEESLTALGSSAYFSTLDLTSGYWQVPMAPADREKTAFTTPMGLFEFNCMPFGLCNAPGTFQRLMERCLGHKNFETVLLYLDDVIVYSKTYEDHLKHLAEVFKILIKYGLKVKPSKCHLLKPAVRYLGHVVSGEGVQPDPDKLAAVRNWPVPTTVKEVRSFLGFAGYYRRFIPHFAQIADPIQELLRGQPKKSPRTPVPIEWNEEREIAFQLLKKKLTEPPVLGYPDYSKPFHLYTDASKRGLRAVLAQIQEGKERVIAYASRSLKGAEKNDQNYSSFKLEFLALVWAVTEKFKDYLAATPFIAFTDNNTLAHLNTARLGALEQRWASRLANYNFSVKYRAGRTNDNADALFGVQKTEATIRQRFYWVGMREDMEKWCRECVACALKRSEHHDQRAPLRPIVSTRPLELVAIDHVKLEPSRSGYAYAMTIIDHFTKFVVAVPVRDQTAKTTAEMFWKHFLLPYGCPEKILTDQGPAFESHLFHELCRLHNCKKIRTTAYHPQGNGLCEKMNQTLIEMLRAVPPESRGDWPSLLPQLMFTYNHTIHCSTGYTPFYLMFGKEAESIKKILATLKVQIQGLLSADDFVSHKEKITQHVQRHRIEGHVVSGEGVQPDPDKLAAVRNWPVPTTVKEVRSFLGFAGYDRRFIPHFAQIADPIQELLRGQPKKSPRTPVPIEWNEEREIAFQLLKKKLTEPPVLGYPDYSKPFHLYTDASKRGLGAVLAQIQEGKERVIAYASRSLKGAEKNDQNYSSFKLEFLALVWAVTEKFKDYLAATPFIAFTDNNPLAHLNTA